One window from the genome of Cardiocondyla obscurior isolate alpha-2009 linkage group LG04, Cobs3.1, whole genome shotgun sequence encodes:
- the LOC139101874 gene encoding probable peptidoglycan muropeptide transporter SLC46, whose product MSEITGTTAGHPPEKKPAIPVTDKSDSAVPWKSMSMRQKWSFLTSNITVEPMVACYVIPSVLSQLATQNLILEKACRVNLAYSDEVCSALTARNTTGYEAEETAVQQMVARMQTWKTPLQSALPTMLILFMGAWSDRTGLRKPCMLLPIIGEFFSSVTLIACTYWFYELPMEVVVLESVWPALTGGWFTMFMGIFSYIADITTVESRTLRIGAANVFLSLGVPIGMALSGILYTKLGFYGVFSIAMVCYVLSFVYGLVVIKEPPRVIAERSRKKSLPPEGKKRTSLCAFVLDFFSLKHIEETFRVAFKKGAHNRQKRVIVLMVIVMVVIGPLYGEMAVLYLYMRYRYNWNEVTFSMFSTFGMVTNLIGTAISVGIFSHILKIDDAIVGIMSCTSKILASFVYAFATSAWMVYVAAIVEIVNGTSFIAMRSIASKLVPTDELGKVNSLFGVCESLMPLVYGPMYSAIYAATMNTVPGTFFIAGGCMTMPAIFAFFWLYTEHRKDRMLKEQKEPEATMNHKNEEATDYNSKASSFRIVDAQKSTMMNGIDNVAFESEQL is encoded by the exons ATGTCCGAGATCACGGGAACGACCGCGGGACACCCGCCGGAGAAGAAGCCGGCGATTCCCGTGACCGACAAGTCCGACAGCGCCGTACCTTGGAAGTCCATGAGCATGCGGCAGAAATGGTCCTTCCTGACCAGCAACATCACCGTCGAGCCGATGGTCGCGTGCTACGTCATTCCCAGCGTACTCTCCCAGCTGGCCACGCAGAATCTCATCCTCGAGAAGGCGTGCCGGGTGAACCTGGCCTATTCGGACGAAGTCTGCTCGGCCCTGACCGCCAGGAACACCACCGGGTACGAGGCCGAGGAGACCGCGGTGCAGCAGATGGTCGCGCGTATGCAGACGTGGAAAACGCCGCTGCAAAGCGCCCTGCCGACCATGCTGATCTTGTTCATGGGCGCGTGGAGCGACCGTACCGGCTTGAGGAAGCCCTGCATGCTGCTGCCGATCATCGGCGAGTTCTTCAGCAGCGTCACCCTCATCGCCTGCACCTACTGGTTCTACGAGCTGCCTATGGAGGTGGTCGTTCTCGAGTCGGTGTGGCCCGCCCTGACCGGTGGCTGGTTCACCATGTTCATGGGTATTTTCAGCTACATCGCCGACATCACGACCGTGGAATCGAGAACGCTCCGAATCGGGGCGGCCAACGTCTTTCTATCCCTAGGCGTGCCGATCGGCATGGCCCTGTCGGGTATACTCTACACGAAGCTGGGCTTTTACGGTGTCTTCAGCATCGCGATGGTGTGTTACGTACTGAGCTTTGTGTACGGCCTAGTGGTTATCAAGGAGCCGCCGAGGGTGATCGCGGAACGCTCGCGGAAAAAGTCCCTCCCGCCCGAGGGGAAAAAGCGGACCTCGTTGTGCGCCTTTGTTCTCGACTTCTTCTCGTTGAAGCACATCGAGGAGACGTTTCGCGTTGCGTTCAAAAAAGGGGCGCACAATCGTCAGAAGCGGGTCATCGTGCTCATGGTCATTGTTATGGTCGTCATCGGGCCGCTTTACG GCGAAATGGCGGTTCTTTATCTATACATGCGGTACCGATACAACTGGAATGAAGTGACGTTCAGCATGTTTTCTACGTTCGGCATGGTAACTAATCTGATCG GTACTGCGATCTCCGTCGGTATTTTCAGTCACATTCTCAAGATAGACGACGCGATCGTGGGTATCATGAGCTGCACGAGTAAAATTTTAGCGAGTTTCGTTTACGCGTTCGCCACGTCCGCCTGGATGGTCTACGTAG CCGCTATCGTGGAGATCGTGAACGGCACATCCTTCATCGCCATGAGATCGATAGCTTCCAAGCTCGTGCCCACGGACGAGCTCG GTAAAGTGAATTCGCTGTTTGGCGTGTGCGAGTCCCTGATGCCGCTCGTTTACGGGCCAATGTACAGCGCTATTTACGCGGCGACCATGAACACGGTTCCTGGGACGTTCTTCATCGCCGGAGGATGCATGACGATGCCCGCGATATTCGCGTTCTT CTGGTTGTACACAGAGCATCGGAAGGACCGCATGCTGAAAGAGCAGAAGGAGCCCGAGGCCACGATGAACCACAAGAACGAAGAAGCAACGGATTACAATTCGAAGGCGTCGAGCTTTCGAATCGTGGACGCACAGAAAAGCACGATGATGAACGGCATAGATAACGTAGCCTTCGAATCTGAACAGTTGTGA